One Danio aesculapii chromosome 22, fDanAes4.1, whole genome shotgun sequence genomic window carries:
- the LOC130216632 gene encoding uncharacterized protein LOC130216632 produces the protein MRASIWPVANCQSAGVSGADGLELVSVMEGDSITLNPGVADIQKNKLLYTFGAGSTLIALRDGNHSSVNYDVSNEIFKGRLHLDQTGALTISDSKTTDSGLYGLNIIGGQVGQVKKFSVIIYSRLPAPVIIRTCPQNSSSSLSEHLEVSRCELLCSVLNVSAGSLSWYKGNSLLSNISVSNLSISLSLPLEIDYLNDSYSCMIGNSFTNRTEHFNFDLCRPCSELKPFYMQLICVPAGLLFIIATIWMICIYKKRKKNNQEGKSAKYWCQ, from the exons ATGAGGGCTTCCATTTGGCCAGTCGCAAACTGTCAGAGCGCTG GTGTGTCTGGTGCTGATGGACTGGAACTAGTGTCAGTGATGGAGGGAGATTCAATCACTCTAAATCCTGGTGTTGCTGACATACAGAAAAATAAGTTGCTGTATACGTTTGGAGCAGGAAGCACTCTCATAGCTCTCAGAGATGGGAATCACAGCTCAGTAAATTATGATGTCTCTAATGAGATATTCAAAGGCAGATTACATCTAGATCAGACTGGAGCTCTGACCATCAGTGACAGCAAAACCACAGACTCTGGACTTTATGGACTGAATATCATAGGAGGACAAGTAGGCCAAGTCAAAAAATTCAGTGTTATCATCTATT CTCGTCTACCTGCTCCTGTCATTATCAGAACTTGCCCACAAAATTCATCTTCATCACTTTCTGAACATTTAGAAGTGTCCAGGTGTGAGCTGCTGTGTTCAGTGTTGAATGTGAGTGCTGggagtctctcctggtacaaaggaaacagtttatTGTCCAACATCAGTGTGTCTAatctcagcatcagtctctctctacctctggagATTGACTATCTGAATGATTCCTACAGCTGCATGATTGGTAATTCGTTCACCAACAGAACTGAACATTTCAACTTTGACCTCTGCCGTCCATGTTCAG AATTGAAACCATTTTACATGCAGCTGATCTGTGTTCCGGCTGGACTTCTGTTTATCATAGCTACAATTTGGATGATTTGCATCTACAAGAAACGcaaaaaaaacaatcaagaaGGCAAGTCTGCCAAATATTGGTGTCAATAA